Proteins encoded together in one Chitinophaga sp. LS1 window:
- the surE gene encoding 5'/3'-nucleotidase SurE, translated as MAKKEKIILVTNDDGVTAPGIKALIEAVKPLGKVVVVAPDSPQSGKGHAITIGVPLRLDPVDIFEGVEAWQCSGTPADCVKLARDKILHGLPDLCVSGINHGANHSINVIYSGTMSAAMEAAIEGVPSVGFSYLDYSFDADFSLCKEVAHSVAKQMLESALPGGTLLNVNIPIVQKAEFKGVKVVRQADAKYVETFDERRDPRGKKYYWLTGEFTNRDNGDDTDVWALANNYASLVPVQFDLTDYKMKKELEKIWK; from the coding sequence GTGGCGAAGAAGGAAAAGATCATCTTAGTGACAAATGACGATGGGGTTACGGCTCCGGGTATCAAAGCGTTGATAGAAGCGGTAAAACCGCTGGGTAAAGTAGTGGTGGTAGCGCCAGATAGCCCGCAATCGGGTAAAGGGCATGCGATCACGATCGGGGTACCTTTGAGACTGGATCCTGTGGATATTTTTGAAGGGGTAGAGGCCTGGCAGTGTTCCGGTACACCGGCGGACTGTGTAAAGCTGGCGAGGGATAAGATATTGCATGGATTACCGGATCTATGTGTGAGCGGTATTAATCATGGCGCGAACCATTCTATCAATGTTATCTATTCAGGCACTATGTCTGCAGCCATGGAAGCAGCGATAGAGGGTGTTCCATCAGTAGGATTCTCTTACCTGGATTATAGTTTTGATGCTGACTTCTCTTTGTGTAAGGAGGTGGCTCATTCCGTGGCAAAGCAGATGCTGGAATCAGCGTTGCCGGGGGGAACATTGTTAAATGTGAATATACCTATTGTGCAAAAGGCAGAGTTCAAAGGAGTGAAGGTGGTCAGACAGGCAGATGCGAAATATGTGGAGACCTTTGATGAGAGAAGGGATCCTAGAGGGAAGAAATATTACTGGCTGACGGGAGAGTTTACAAACAGGGATAATGGAGATGATACGGATGTGTGGGCGTTGGCGAATAACTATGCGTCGCTGGTGCCTGTACAGTTTGATCTGACGGATTATAAAATGAAAAAAGAATTAGAGAAAATCTGGAAATAA
- a CDS encoding LD-carboxypeptidase — translation MKIPPYLKKGDLIGVTCSSSKMDLQAAEYAAGVFTSWGYRVHLGITVGTSFHNFSAPDELRLEELQDMLDDPEIKAIVFGRGGYGMICLLDQLDFRKFRKHPKWICGYSDVTALHGHIHRQYGIPTLHSVMCSGIRPETVENVYVESLRLALRGKNYRYSFEPHALNRTGKASGQLIGGNLTLLANLSGTVSQPDTKGKILVLEDVGEYRYRVDGMMHNLKRAGWLDKLAGLVVGTFTDPQETTTPFGQNEYEIIHNIVKDYEYPVAYGFPVGHTHENYTLKLGVTHDLQIGEKTCKLIDRS, via the coding sequence ATGAAAATTCCTCCATATCTGAAAAAAGGTGACCTTATAGGCGTCACCTGTAGTAGTAGTAAAATGGATTTACAGGCAGCAGAATATGCAGCTGGCGTATTCACCTCCTGGGGATACCGTGTACACCTGGGTATCACGGTGGGCACCAGTTTTCACAACTTTTCCGCACCTGATGAGCTGAGGCTGGAAGAGCTACAGGATATGCTGGATGATCCGGAAATCAAAGCGATCGTTTTTGGCCGTGGTGGTTATGGCATGATTTGTCTGCTGGATCAGTTGGATTTCAGGAAGTTCCGCAAGCATCCCAAATGGATATGTGGTTATAGCGATGTAACTGCCCTCCATGGACATATTCACCGGCAATATGGCATTCCTACACTCCATTCTGTGATGTGTAGCGGCATCCGCCCTGAAACTGTGGAAAATGTGTATGTAGAAAGTCTGCGCCTGGCCCTGAGAGGAAAAAACTACAGATACAGCTTTGAGCCACATGCCCTGAACCGCACTGGCAAAGCATCCGGCCAGCTCATTGGTGGCAATCTCACATTGCTGGCCAACCTGTCAGGCACCGTTTCTCAACCTGATACCAAGGGTAAAATACTGGTACTGGAAGATGTAGGTGAATATCGCTATAGAGTAGATGGAATGATGCACAACCTGAAAAGAGCGGGTTGGCTCGATAAACTGGCAGGCTTAGTAGTGGGTACATTTACAGACCCGCAGGAAACAACTACGCCTTTCGGTCAGAATGAATATGAGATTATACACAATATTGTAAAGGATTATGAATACCCGGTGGCATATGGATTTCCGGTAGGTCATACCCATGAGAATTATACATTGAAACTGGGTGTCACGCATGATTTGCAAATCGGCGAAAAAACCTGCAAACTAATAGATCGTTCATAA
- a CDS encoding sensor histidine kinase: MVPLKKVFPIIVVLITLSLLGLIYIQFSWIHNASIVRREQIEERAINVLDRVREEMLARSGPAIRLKMNGTGVRPTERGLTIDKFNTLDLNIAVSDRFTTAEVRNLLISGLKREGLDTTFEFAIVGKGNFGESSIKMQSAGFPNMATAVARDSVNYLVKYMPLLGSYEYMTDNTETMVVLQPRNNMSFLLSLGKMVAGGILFTGVIITAFALTIRTMLNQKKISEIKSDFINNMTHELKTPLATISLAIDAIGNEKVMDNKEKIRYFSGIIKEENKRMNKQVESILQSALLEKNEIGLKLQPTDVHEVITHTVENIQLQLASKNGHVELRLDAINPIIQADDVHFSNVIFNLLDNAIKYSKENLEVIISTYSTRKSLVITVSDNGIGMSRDTISRIFEKFYRAHTGNVHNVKGFGLGLSYVKAIMDAHKGKIKVESAVGKGSKFTLEFPQD; the protein is encoded by the coding sequence ATGGTACCACTGAAGAAAGTCTTTCCCATCATTGTGGTGTTAATTACACTATCCTTGCTGGGCCTCATTTACATCCAGTTTAGCTGGATCCATAACGCCTCTATCGTACGCAGAGAGCAAATTGAAGAACGCGCTATCAATGTACTTGATAGGGTGCGTGAAGAAATGCTTGCACGGTCCGGTCCCGCTATTCGCCTGAAAATGAATGGTACCGGGGTCAGGCCTACCGAAAGAGGTTTAACGATCGATAAGTTCAATACCCTTGACCTGAATATAGCGGTCAGTGACCGCTTCACAACCGCAGAGGTGAGAAACCTGCTCATCAGCGGACTGAAACGCGAAGGGCTTGATACTACCTTCGAATTCGCGATCGTAGGCAAAGGTAACTTTGGGGAAAGCAGTATTAAAATGCAGTCTGCCGGCTTCCCTAATATGGCCACCGCTGTTGCCCGGGATAGTGTAAACTACCTCGTGAAATACATGCCTCTGTTAGGTAGCTATGAATACATGACGGATAATACGGAAACAATGGTGGTACTGCAACCTCGTAACAACATGTCTTTCCTGCTGTCTCTCGGAAAAATGGTCGCCGGTGGTATTCTCTTTACCGGTGTGATCATCACTGCATTCGCACTCACCATCCGCACCATGCTGAACCAGAAGAAGATCTCCGAGATCAAATCTGACTTCATCAACAACATGACGCATGAGCTGAAAACCCCGCTGGCCACCATCTCGCTGGCCATTGATGCGATCGGCAATGAGAAGGTCATGGACAATAAAGAAAAGATCCGCTACTTCTCCGGTATCATCAAAGAAGAGAATAAACGTATGAACAAACAGGTGGAAAGCATTCTGCAATCTGCCTTGTTGGAGAAGAACGAAATTGGATTGAAATTGCAACCCACCGATGTGCATGAAGTAATCACGCATACGGTCGAAAATATACAGCTGCAGCTGGCTTCCAAGAATGGTCACGTTGAACTGAGACTGGATGCAATCAACCCCATCATTCAGGCTGATGACGTACATTTCTCCAACGTTATTTTCAATCTGCTGGACAATGCGATCAAGTATTCCAAAGAGAACCTGGAAGTGATCATCTCTACCTACAGCACCCGCAAGAGCCTTGTCATCACCGTATCAGATAATGGTATCGGGATGAGTCGTGATACGATTTCACGTATCTTTGAAAAATTCTATCGTGCACATACAGGTAACGTACACAATGTAAAAGGCTTCGGCCTGGGTCTCAGCTATGTAAAAGCTATCATGGATGCACACAAAGGAAAAATCAAGGTGGAAAGCGCTGTGGGTAAGGGTAGTAAGTTTACACTTGAATTCCCGCAGGACTAA
- a CDS encoding 3-hydroxyacyl-CoA dehydrogenase/enoyl-CoA hydratase family protein, which produces MKRHIHKVAVLGSGVMGSRIAAHFAGIGVQVLLLDIAPKELNDAEKAKGLSLESKAVRNRIVNDALQSTLKSNPSPVYTKEVVKLIRTGNFTDDMSQIANVDWIIEVVVENLDVKKSVFEQVEKFRKPGTLITSNTSGIPIHLMAEGRSEDFQKHFCGTHFFNPPRYLRLLEIIPTPHTDPAIISFLMEYGDLYLGKTTVLCKDTPAFIANRVGVFSIMAIFHIMQEMDLNIDEVDTLTGPVIGRPKSATFRTADVVGIDTLVKVAKGVKENCPDDEAIDIFVIPPFLEKVVENKWLGDKTGQGFYKKTKGEGGKEILTLNLKTMEYGPKQRPKFASLEAAKPVEDLKQRLRMLAAATDKAGQFYQQFHTLLFAYISNRLPEIADDLYKVDDAMKAGFGWEIGAFETWDLLGVEKTVQAMSEKDIKVAKWVQEMLAKGIKHFYKVENGKKYYYDITTQDYKVLPGADTFVILENLSGNVVWKNSACTLYDIGDGIVTLDWKTKMNTIGGEVLEGVNKAIDRAEKDFRGLILANEGANFSAGANVGMIFMLAAEQEYDELDMAVRLFQKTTMRLRYSSIPTIVAPHALTLGGGCEMCLHADKVQAAAESYIGLVELGVGLIPGGGGTKEMTVRASDEFKEGRIEEEPLKDRFMAIAMAKVSTSGKEAFDLGILRAGHDEITMNQSRLIADAKRSVLQIAEEGYTRPIERKDIKVLGRGALGMLLTGIHSMRFGNYISDHDSKIAGKLAYVMCGGDLTEASVVSEQYLLDLEREAFLSLAGERKTLERLQSVIKTGKPIRN; this is translated from the coding sequence ATGAAAAGACACATCCATAAGGTGGCCGTTTTAGGTTCTGGCGTGATGGGTTCCCGTATTGCAGCTCATTTTGCCGGGATAGGCGTACAGGTATTGTTGCTGGATATAGCCCCCAAAGAACTCAATGATGCAGAAAAGGCCAAAGGTTTGTCCCTCGAAAGCAAAGCGGTAAGAAACCGTATTGTCAACGATGCTCTGCAATCCACGTTAAAATCGAATCCTTCCCCTGTGTACACGAAGGAGGTTGTAAAACTGATTCGTACCGGAAACTTTACTGACGACATGTCCCAGATTGCCAACGTAGACTGGATCATTGAAGTTGTGGTAGAGAACCTGGACGTGAAGAAATCCGTTTTTGAGCAGGTGGAGAAATTCCGGAAACCGGGTACGTTGATTACGTCCAATACTTCCGGCATTCCTATTCACCTGATGGCGGAAGGCAGGAGTGAAGACTTCCAGAAACATTTCTGCGGTACTCACTTTTTTAACCCTCCCCGTTACCTGCGTTTACTTGAAATTATTCCTACTCCACATACAGACCCGGCCATCATCAGTTTCCTGATGGAGTACGGAGACCTGTACCTGGGTAAAACGACCGTGCTCTGTAAGGATACGCCTGCCTTTATTGCAAATAGGGTTGGGGTATTTTCTATCATGGCCATTTTCCACATTATGCAGGAGATGGACCTGAATATTGATGAAGTAGATACACTCACTGGTCCGGTCATCGGCAGACCCAAATCTGCTACTTTCCGTACTGCTGATGTGGTGGGGATTGATACCCTTGTGAAGGTGGCGAAGGGGGTAAAAGAGAATTGTCCGGATGATGAAGCCATCGACATTTTTGTGATTCCTCCATTCCTTGAAAAAGTTGTGGAAAACAAGTGGCTGGGTGATAAAACGGGACAGGGCTTTTACAAAAAGACCAAAGGCGAAGGGGGCAAGGAGATCTTAACCCTGAACCTGAAAACAATGGAATATGGTCCTAAACAGCGACCCAAATTTGCCAGTCTGGAAGCGGCCAAACCCGTGGAAGATCTGAAGCAACGTCTGCGTATGCTGGCAGCGGCTACAGATAAGGCAGGACAGTTTTACCAACAGTTTCACACGTTATTGTTTGCTTATATTTCTAATCGTCTCCCTGAAATAGCAGACGATCTGTATAAGGTAGATGATGCCATGAAAGCCGGCTTTGGCTGGGAGATTGGTGCTTTTGAAACCTGGGATCTGCTGGGGGTGGAAAAGACAGTGCAGGCGATGTCTGAAAAAGATATCAAGGTAGCGAAGTGGGTGCAGGAGATGCTGGCCAAAGGCATCAAACATTTCTATAAAGTAGAAAACGGTAAGAAATATTATTACGATATTACTACCCAGGATTATAAAGTACTGCCTGGTGCAGACACGTTCGTCATCCTCGAAAATCTCTCTGGTAATGTCGTGTGGAAAAACAGTGCATGTACCCTGTATGATATTGGTGATGGTATTGTGACCCTTGATTGGAAAACCAAGATGAACACCATTGGTGGGGAAGTGCTGGAAGGTGTGAATAAAGCGATTGATCGTGCGGAAAAAGATTTCCGTGGCTTGATCTTAGCCAATGAAGGGGCGAATTTTTCTGCAGGTGCAAATGTGGGCATGATCTTCATGCTTGCGGCTGAGCAGGAATATGATGAGTTGGATATGGCCGTGAGATTGTTCCAGAAAACAACGATGCGACTGCGCTATTCTTCCATTCCAACGATCGTGGCGCCACATGCGTTGACGTTAGGTGGTGGTTGTGAAATGTGTTTGCATGCAGATAAAGTACAGGCAGCTGCTGAATCTTATATCGGACTGGTAGAACTGGGTGTGGGCCTGATACCTGGAGGTGGTGGTACAAAGGAAATGACGGTGAGGGCCAGTGATGAATTTAAAGAAGGCAGGATTGAAGAAGAGCCGCTGAAAGATCGTTTTATGGCGATCGCTATGGCGAAAGTAAGTACCTCTGGCAAAGAAGCTTTTGACCTGGGTATACTGAGAGCTGGTCATGACGAGATCACCATGAACCAGTCAAGGTTGATTGCAGATGCGAAGCGTAGTGTACTGCAAATAGCAGAAGAAGGATATACCCGTCCTATAGAACGCAAAGATATTAAGGTGCTGGGGCGTGGAGCCTTAGGCATGTTGCTGACCGGCATACATAGTATGCGGTTTGGTAATTATATCTCTGATCATGATTCAAAAATTGCCGGTAAACTGGCTTACGTGATGTGTGGCGGTGACCTGACAGAGGCCAGTGTAGTAAGCGAACAGTACCTGCTGGACCTGGAAAGAGAGGCGTTTTTGAGCCTGGCTGGTGAACGAAAGACGCTGGAAAGATTGCAAAGCGTGATCAAAACCGGCAAACCCATACGGAATTAG
- the metG gene encoding methionine--tRNA ligase → MDFKIISVNMAKFNRYLITAALPYANGPVHIGHLAGCYLPADIYVRYLRAKKADVKFIGGTDEHGVPILIKALKEGVTPQDIVDKYHKIISESFADMGISFDIFSRTTKQIHHETAAAFFKKMYDDGLFEEKETEQFYDDVAKVFLADRYIVGTCPKCGNPNAYGDQCERCGTSLSPDDLISPRSTLSDAVPVKKKTKHWYMPLQNYEPFLKEWLLEGHKEWKNNVYGQCKSWLDSGLQSRAMTRDSEWGIKVPLPDAEGKVLYVWFDAPIGYISATKELTPNWEDYWCKEDSKLVHFIGKDNIVFHCIIFPSMLKAHGGFVLPENVPANEFLNIEGDKISTSRNWAVWVHDYVKDFPGQEDILRYVLCATAPETKDNDFSWKDFQDRNNNELTDNFSNFVNRTLVLTHKFCNGKVPPFHMDVKDDADDRVLSTVMESKRKIEESLENYRFREALAEVMNVSRFGNQYLQGKAPWTLASKGKQEGNQKLIDNCIHLCLQLTANLAILSNPFMPGTAKKICHMLKVVDRMLEWENAGSLKLVNTGYAMREPQYLFTRIEDAKIQEQVEKLHAGLVKPVEAAPAAEPAPVKDDIQYDDFAKLDLRVGTIVEAEKVKKADKLLKLLVDIGTEKRTVVSGIALHYTPEEIIGKQVTLVANLAPRKMKGIDSQGMILMAEDAAGKLVFVNPDVETAPGSEVR, encoded by the coding sequence ATAGATTTCAAGATTATTTCAGTTAACATGGCAAAATTTAACAGATATCTAATCACGGCTGCCCTGCCTTATGCCAACGGACCAGTTCATATTGGTCACCTGGCGGGTTGTTACCTCCCTGCTGATATCTATGTGCGCTACCTGCGTGCAAAGAAAGCAGATGTCAAATTCATTGGGGGCACCGATGAGCATGGAGTTCCCATTCTCATCAAAGCCCTGAAAGAAGGTGTAACGCCACAGGATATTGTGGACAAGTATCATAAGATCATTTCCGAAAGCTTTGCTGATATGGGCATCTCTTTTGATATCTTTTCCCGTACCACCAAACAAATCCATCATGAAACCGCTGCAGCCTTCTTTAAGAAGATGTACGACGATGGCCTGTTTGAAGAAAAGGAGACTGAACAATTCTATGACGATGTGGCCAAGGTATTCCTGGCTGACAGATATATAGTAGGTACCTGCCCTAAATGTGGTAATCCTAATGCATATGGTGACCAGTGCGAACGCTGTGGTACGAGTCTCAGTCCTGACGACCTGATTTCACCACGCTCTACCCTGAGTGATGCGGTGCCTGTGAAGAAGAAAACCAAACATTGGTACATGCCACTCCAGAATTATGAACCATTCCTGAAAGAGTGGTTGCTGGAAGGTCATAAGGAATGGAAAAACAATGTGTATGGTCAGTGTAAAAGCTGGCTGGACAGTGGTTTGCAGAGCCGCGCCATGACCCGTGACAGTGAGTGGGGGATTAAAGTTCCGCTGCCTGATGCAGAAGGAAAGGTATTGTACGTATGGTTCGATGCACCGATTGGGTATATCTCTGCGACCAAAGAACTGACGCCTAACTGGGAAGATTACTGGTGTAAAGAAGATTCCAAGCTGGTACACTTTATTGGAAAAGATAATATCGTATTCCACTGTATCATATTCCCATCCATGCTGAAAGCGCATGGCGGATTTGTATTGCCTGAGAATGTACCTGCGAATGAGTTCCTGAACATTGAAGGAGATAAGATCTCTACTTCACGTAACTGGGCGGTGTGGGTGCATGATTATGTGAAGGATTTTCCTGGTCAGGAAGATATTCTGCGTTATGTACTGTGTGCGACTGCACCGGAGACGAAGGATAATGACTTTTCTTGGAAAGATTTCCAAGATCGCAATAACAACGAACTGACGGATAACTTTAGCAACTTTGTGAATCGTACCCTCGTGTTGACTCACAAATTCTGCAATGGTAAGGTGCCTCCTTTCCACATGGATGTGAAGGATGATGCAGATGACAGAGTACTGAGCACCGTGATGGAATCCAAAAGGAAAATTGAGGAGTCTCTGGAAAACTATCGTTTCAGGGAAGCGCTGGCGGAGGTGATGAATGTATCCCGTTTTGGCAACCAATACCTGCAAGGTAAAGCACCATGGACATTGGCGAGTAAAGGAAAGCAGGAAGGAAATCAGAAACTGATTGACAACTGTATACATTTATGCTTACAGCTGACAGCTAACCTGGCTATCTTGTCCAATCCATTCATGCCTGGTACTGCCAAAAAGATCTGCCATATGCTGAAAGTGGTAGACCGTATGTTGGAATGGGAAAATGCAGGTAGCCTGAAACTGGTAAATACTGGTTATGCAATGCGTGAACCGCAATACTTGTTCACCAGAATTGAAGACGCTAAAATCCAGGAACAAGTGGAAAAATTACATGCTGGCTTAGTTAAGCCTGTTGAAGCAGCTCCTGCTGCGGAACCAGCTCCTGTAAAGGACGATATTCAATACGACGATTTCGCAAAACTGGACCTCCGCGTAGGTACCATCGTTGAGGCTGAAAAAGTAAAGAAAGCAGATAAACTGCTGAAATTACTGGTAGATATCGGTACAGAAAAACGTACCGTAGTTTCCGGTATTGCCCTGCACTATACACCTGAAGAAATCATTGGCAAACAGGTAACACTGGTGGCTAACCTGGCTCCCCGTAAAATGAAGGGGATCGATAGCCAGGGTATGATCCTGATGGCGGAAGATGCAGCTGGCAAGCTCGTATTTGTAAATCCTGATGTGGAAACTGCACCAGGAAGTGAAGTGAGATAA
- a CDS encoding HesA/MoeB/ThiF family protein, whose translation MALIEKELAHFRYPIAVPGMGTAMQEKLKESRILVVGAGGLGSPVIQYLSASGVGVIGIADYGVITDEDMHRQPIYHMQDLRKHKAKMAASRLWSSNPFTKHYPLLLQVKPENINQLLEGMDLVIDCSQHMPTHLVVNDACIAKGKPFVIGEVHNWISWWAGFNIAPSSGDAAASYRCNINLIDEYTNFDAGAIGVTHGATGMLIVNEVLKYLAGVPDGLANKLYSMDYLHNVYQTHTLNPDAGILATTKANGLLTAEAYGLELVPDIED comes from the coding sequence ATGGCATTAATCGAAAAAGAATTAGCACATTTTAGATATCCTATAGCCGTTCCCGGTATGGGTACTGCTATGCAGGAAAAACTGAAGGAAAGCCGTATCCTGGTTGTAGGTGCGGGAGGTTTAGGTAGTCCGGTTATTCAATACCTGAGTGCAAGTGGTGTCGGTGTAATCGGCATTGCTGATTATGGTGTAATTACTGACGAAGATATGCATCGTCAGCCTATTTACCATATGCAGGATCTGCGTAAGCACAAGGCGAAGATGGCTGCCAGCCGTCTGTGGTCCAGCAATCCTTTTACAAAACATTATCCCCTGTTGTTGCAGGTGAAACCTGAAAATATCAATCAGTTGCTGGAAGGTATGGACCTCGTCATTGATTGTTCTCAACATATGCCGACTCACCTGGTGGTGAATGATGCCTGTATCGCAAAAGGTAAACCTTTTGTAATTGGCGAGGTGCATAACTGGATCTCCTGGTGGGCTGGGTTTAATATCGCGCCATCCAGTGGTGATGCGGCAGCATCTTATCGTTGCAATATTAACCTGATTGATGAATATACCAATTTCGATGCAGGTGCTATCGGTGTAACGCATGGCGCTACCGGTATGCTGATCGTAAATGAGGTATTGAAATACCTGGCCGGTGTACCCGATGGCCTGGCGAATAAACTGTATAGTATGGATTACCTCCATAACGTATACCAAACCCATACACTCAACCCCGATGCCGGGATCCTGGCTACTACCAAAGCCAATGGCCTGCTCACCGCAGAAGCATATGGACTGGAATTAGTACCGGATATTGAAGACTAA
- a CDS encoding alpha/beta hydrolase, whose protein sequence is MFRKVLTWILVVYVLAGALLYFFQKKLIFHPIVTAADATYHFDVPFQEMNIRVNDKTTINAILFKAEQPKGIVVYFHGNAQNVSYYAYVSQYFAKHGYEVLMMDYPGFGKSTGPLTEDDLYADALQMYQVARSRFSPDSIIIYGRSLGTGIAAQLASIRDCKRLVLEAPYYNLTDMAMKMAPIYPYGFMLNYKFPTNEYLQKVTAPVTIIHGTDDRTVPYESGMKLKEYFKKGDSFITIPGAGHNNLKEYPLFGKTVEGLVK, encoded by the coding sequence ATGTTTAGAAAGGTATTAACCTGGATCTTAGTGGTGTATGTATTGGCTGGTGCACTCCTGTACTTTTTTCAGAAGAAACTGATCTTCCATCCGATTGTAACGGCAGCTGATGCTACCTATCATTTTGATGTGCCGTTTCAGGAGATGAATATCAGGGTGAATGACAAGACTACCATCAATGCGATCCTTTTTAAAGCTGAACAGCCCAAAGGGATTGTGGTGTATTTTCATGGGAATGCACAGAATGTATCTTATTATGCTTACGTGAGTCAGTACTTTGCCAAACATGGGTATGAGGTGTTGATGATGGATTATCCTGGTTTTGGTAAGAGTACGGGTCCATTGACGGAAGATGATCTGTATGCGGATGCATTGCAGATGTACCAGGTGGCGAGGTCTCGTTTTTCTCCGGATAGTATTATCATTTATGGGAGGTCTTTGGGTACAGGCATTGCTGCGCAACTGGCTAGTATCAGGGATTGTAAGCGACTTGTATTGGAGGCGCCTTATTATAATCTGACGGATATGGCGATGAAGATGGCGCCGATTTATCCGTATGGGTTTATGTTGAATTATAAGTTTCCGACGAATGAATATTTGCAGAAAGTGACGGCGCCGGTTACGATAATTCATGGTACGGATGATAGGACGGTGCCTTATGAGTCGGGGATGAAGTTGAAGGAGTATTTTAAGAAGGGGGATAGTTTTATTACGATTCCAGGTGCAGGGCATAATAATTTGAAGGAGTATCCGCTGTTTGGAAAGACAGTTGAAGGATTGGTGAAATAA
- a CDS encoding ABC transporter permease has protein sequence MLNIIRIEWLKVKNYRTFWILLILAIIVIPASNMIVADVVSRIPKQATDLLGKNFYDFPVVWQTVANVNSFTSVIFGLLLVTLVTNEFSYKTHRQQVIDGWERMDLVLSKVFWVVALSLIAFVVSFITAIAFGTAYSAFNFSFEGVQFLFFYFLQVLVSLSLALLLGMFIKRSGLATVIYLGYAMVLEQLLTVGVKHFFGPIGGLLPLQAGDELLPFPVVDKVLPSSADYGHGVYEITIILYIALFIGLTCRRMLKVDY, from the coding sequence ATGCTGAACATAATAAGAATAGAATGGCTGAAGGTAAAGAACTACCGGACATTCTGGATTTTACTGATACTGGCCATCATCGTGATCCCTGCATCCAATATGATCGTAGCGGATGTGGTGAGTCGGATACCCAAGCAGGCTACAGATCTGCTGGGGAAGAACTTTTATGATTTTCCTGTGGTATGGCAGACGGTGGCGAATGTGAATAGCTTTACCTCCGTCATCTTTGGATTGCTCCTGGTGACGCTGGTGACAAATGAATTTTCTTATAAAACCCACCGGCAACAGGTGATTGACGGCTGGGAACGGATGGATCTGGTGTTGTCAAAGGTTTTCTGGGTAGTAGCCCTGTCCCTGATAGCGTTTGTGGTGAGTTTTATAACAGCTATTGCTTTTGGCACTGCTTATAGCGCTTTTAATTTTAGCTTTGAGGGAGTACAGTTTCTGTTCTTCTATTTTTTGCAGGTGCTGGTGTCGTTGTCACTGGCATTGCTGTTGGGTATGTTTATCAAGCGGTCCGGACTGGCCACGGTGATCTACCTGGGGTATGCCATGGTGCTGGAACAGTTGCTGACAGTGGGGGTGAAGCACTTTTTCGGGCCGATTGGGGGATTGTTGCCTTTGCAGGCGGGAGATGAGTTATTGCCTTTCCCGGTGGTGGATAAAGTGCTGCCGAGCAGTGCTGATTATGGTCATGGCGTGTACGAAATCACAATAATCCTGTACATCGCACTGTTTATAGGGCTCACATGCAGAAGGATGCTAAAGGTAGATTATTAA
- a CDS encoding ABC transporter ATP-binding protein translates to MSILTLRNISKRYGSLQALREVSFEVPRGSVFGILGPNGSGKTTLLGIVTDVLKADTGDFTLFDQLPTATQRRQIGTLLETPNFYHYLSGFRNLQITAAVKQRDEKDIARVLEIAGLTARQHAAFKTYSLGMKQRLAIANTLLGDPDVLILDEPSNGLDPAGIAEVRGLIKQLAQSGKTIIMASHLLDEVEKVCTHVAVLQKGKLLTSGPVNTVMVREDFVEIGSSDMNGLEVLIRQHPMFGNLSIGDGVLQVFFNGVVDPGELNSWLAGQGIWLNHLQVRRKSLESAFLEMTQN, encoded by the coding sequence ATGTCTATACTTACACTTCGGAACATTTCAAAAAGATATGGTTCCCTACAAGCGCTGCGCGAGGTCTCCTTTGAGGTGCCTCGCGGCAGTGTTTTTGGTATTCTTGGTCCTAACGGAAGTGGCAAGACCACGCTGTTAGGTATTGTGACGGATGTATTGAAAGCGGATACCGGGGACTTTACCTTGTTTGACCAGCTACCCACTGCAACGCAAAGGCGACAGATCGGCACTTTGCTGGAAACCCCCAACTTCTATCACTACCTGTCGGGGTTCAGGAATTTACAGATTACAGCAGCTGTGAAACAGCGGGATGAAAAGGACATTGCCCGGGTGCTGGAGATTGCGGGGTTAACTGCCCGGCAACATGCTGCATTCAAAACTTATTCCCTGGGCATGAAGCAACGGCTGGCAATTGCCAATACCTTGCTGGGAGACCCGGATGTACTGATCCTGGATGAACCTTCCAATGGTCTGGATCCCGCAGGGATTGCAGAAGTCAGGGGATTGATCAAACAACTGGCGCAATCGGGGAAGACCATTATTATGGCCAGTCACCTGCTGGATGAAGTGGAAAAGGTGTGTACCCATGTGGCTGTTTTGCAAAAAGGAAAGTTGCTGACATCAGGACCTGTGAATACGGTGATGGTGAGAGAGGATTTTGTGGAGATCGGGAGTAGTGATATGAATGGATTGGAGGTTTTAATCAGGCAGCATCCCATGTTTGGGAATTTGTCGATAGGGGATGGCGTGTTGCAAGTGTTTTTCAACGGTGTTGTAGATCCCGGAGAGCTGAATAGCTGGCTGGCAGGACAGGGCATCTGGCTCAATCATTTACAGGTAAGGAGGAAGAGTCTGGAATCAGCTTTCCTTGAAATGACACAAAACTGA